From one [Ruminococcus] lactaris ATCC 29176 genomic stretch:
- a CDS encoding CDP-alcohol phosphatidyltransferase family protein codes for MKEKLLTPPNICTMLRIVGTVGLLLIRPLTLPFYLLYTFCGITDVLDGTIARATNSTSEFGARLDSISDLIFYAVMIVKFFPILLEVLPVWMWYCIGAVLVIRACSYVTAAVRYHRFASLHTILNKATGFCVFCLPYMLVQDFALRYCEITCVIAGLASTEEFLIHLLSKEYEPGRKFIWKR; via the coding sequence ATGAAAGAAAAATTACTGACACCACCGAACATCTGCACAATGTTAAGGATCGTGGGAACTGTCGGACTTTTACTGATCCGGCCGCTGACACTGCCTTTTTATCTTCTTTATACATTCTGCGGAATAACGGATGTGCTGGATGGAACGATCGCAAGAGCGACGAACAGTACCAGTGAGTTTGGGGCAAGGTTGGACAGTATTTCAGATCTGATTTTTTATGCGGTGATGATTGTAAAATTTTTCCCGATTCTGCTGGAAGTGCTTCCGGTGTGGATGTGGTATTGTATCGGTGCGGTACTGGTGATCCGTGCCTGCTCCTATGTTACAGCCGCTGTGCGGTATCACCGGTTTGCGTCACTGCATACGATTCTGAACAAGGCGACAGGTTTTTGTGTCTTCTGTCTGCCGTATATGCTTGTGCAGGATTTTGCACTGAGGTATTGTGAAATTACATGCGTGATCGCAGGGCTGGCTTCGACAGAAGAATTTTTGATCCATCTTCTGTCGAAAGAATATGAACCAGGCAGAAAATTTATATGGAAAAGATAG
- a CDS encoding aldehyde dehydrogenase — translation MTESEIRKLLERQRTFFSTGKTLPVSFRLRQLEKLKRSIQKNEPLLRHALKKDLGKSNMESYMCEIGLTLSELSWMQRHVRSLAKNRTVPTPLSQFAAHSYRSPIPYGTVLIMSPWNYPLLLTLEPLIDAIAAGNTVILKPSAYAPASLAMIKEIIETTFPADYISVIEGGRTENQALLRQKFDKIFFTGSKAVGKEVLRHAAENLTPVTLELGGKSPCIVDSTAKIPLAARRIVFGKFLNCGQTCVAPDYILCHHSVRQKLVAAIRHEIQIQFGESPLLNPDYGKIINAKHFQRLSELLDPEKIVCGGNTDAATLRIEPTVMADVTWEDAVMEEELFGPLLPILTYDTLEEVIRTVESHPHPLALYFFSEDKTAQKKLLRSCRFGGGCINDTVIHLATSSMPFGGIGESGMGSYHGKTGFESFSHFRSIVDKKTWMDLPIRYQKYTQKKEKLLRLFLQ, via the coding sequence ATGACAGAATCAGAGATCAGAAAGCTGCTTGAAAGACAGCGTACTTTTTTTTCAACAGGGAAAACTCTTCCCGTTTCCTTTCGTCTCAGACAGCTTGAAAAGCTGAAAAGATCCATCCAAAAAAATGAACCCCTTCTCCGGCATGCACTGAAAAAGGATCTTGGAAAAAGTAATATGGAAAGTTATATGTGTGAGATCGGGCTGACGCTCTCCGAGCTTTCATGGATGCAGCGTCATGTCAGATCCCTGGCAAAAAACCGGACTGTACCAACGCCTCTCTCCCAGTTTGCCGCCCACAGCTACCGTTCTCCTATCCCATATGGGACGGTTCTGATCATGAGTCCGTGGAATTATCCGCTCCTGCTGACTTTGGAGCCGCTGATCGATGCCATTGCCGCAGGAAATACCGTCATCCTGAAGCCAAGTGCCTACGCTCCTGCCTCACTTGCCATGATCAAAGAAATCATCGAAACCACTTTCCCGGCAGATTATATTTCCGTCATTGAGGGAGGACGTACAGAAAATCAGGCATTGCTCCGCCAGAAGTTTGACAAGATCTTTTTTACCGGAAGCAAGGCTGTCGGAAAGGAAGTTCTGCGGCATGCCGCAGAGAATCTGACCCCTGTTACATTGGAACTGGGTGGAAAAAGTCCTTGTATCGTTGACTCCACCGCAAAAATCCCACTTGCTGCCAGACGTATTGTTTTTGGAAAATTTTTAAACTGCGGACAGACCTGCGTTGCACCCGATTATATCCTGTGCCATCATTCGGTCCGGCAAAAATTGGTTGCTGCGATCCGGCATGAGATCCAGATTCAGTTTGGAGAGAGTCCGTTACTGAACCCGGATTATGGCAAGATCATCAATGCAAAGCATTTTCAGCGACTTTCAGAACTCCTTGATCCTGAAAAGATCGTCTGTGGAGGGAACACCGATGCGGCAACTCTTCGTATTGAACCTACTGTTATGGCCGATGTTACCTGGGAAGATGCTGTTATGGAAGAAGAACTCTTCGGACCGCTCCTTCCGATTCTGACCTATGACACTTTGGAGGAAGTAATCCGTACTGTAGAATCACATCCACATCCGCTGGCTCTTTATTTTTTCAGTGAAGATAAAACCGCACAGAAAAAGCTTCTTCGCTCCTGCCGTTTCGGTGGCGGCTGCATCAACGATACCGTAATTCATCTGGCAACCAGTTCCATGCCATTTGGCGGCATAGGTGAGAGCGGAATGGGATCTTACCATGGAAAAACCGGTTTTGAATCTTTCAGTCATTTCCGGAGTATTGTGGACAAAAAGACTTGGATGGATCTTCCGATCCGATATCAGAAATATACGCAGAAAAAAGAAAAGCTACTGCGGTTATTCCTGCAATAG
- a CDS encoding sialidase family protein: MKNKKRVLALMLAGVLTLGCFPTTVGAVNNAYDGTKPADGTTKKQPFLAGTGGSTNFRIPGLVTLNDGTLVASSDARWNGGGDGGGLDTIVSRSTDNGKTWSYTFANYLGDNGNVHNNGSTAFIDPALTTDGGTVYMAADLYPAGTALNSASYAPKTGHTGYDSQHRLVLAKATDSVTAASDTAQRMNAAFTYYLEKNPDENATSYYLLKDASGNTVSGYTVDAYFNITGNGVNTNLFCGDSPYFPYPTDFIYVTKSTDGGETWSEPTLLDVKKASEQSLLVGPGRGIVISTGEHKGRIVFTCYEFTNGDKNSAAIYSDDNGVTWHRGASAKNFSSEAVVTEADGKLYMFVRRENVYYVSNDGGETWSDPQAMGISYNATCQLTATTYSEKINGKTAIFFACPSNTFSRAAGKIYVGLVQDDGSIDWAYDYSINGSAYYAYSCISEMANGNIGLLYESNGTAITFKEIALKDIVGSASVGSVWLTDKDGNVISSDSMKSSQTKTYAVNGVAEGTSVEVTSSDESAVTAVYENGKLKVTSGQVEGLKQATVTVHAGSYVRILKLNISDTENYKVVELNMGGTKSYTDTTGNYSSTDTSALDKNVAKVTMIGEDPQAPEVKTVAVKATATATFNGAELDLDDCEYTFEATGTDNRYKVKATTADGQTVYLGTRAAGSNNVPSSTTETSITVAKHDTDSLFTLTDNATGSVGNILWFWSTDTSKLYFDRNSRVADNCYFELYKKSASAPEDSAVHGYQKVTALDEIQGGEKYLIVTKADANGNKYVVVPSAAVMANRYEHVGKLKTNTEGTPGSTQITFEGTGEGTTSVTIGAVTYYVVVKNEVQKVELKVGEKFLAPGKLMQQESGQEIVSLTANGDQPPYVKNTEIVSGKEYLIGQSSYVLVNSQSTASGTPTGLAMKAADLESDDQSAYMWTVKAVDGGYTIQDVNGKYLSFNGSNVGLSDTAQTLTVGNGASDGFGISYGGQYLNNYGRSNTKVAGYSANDNDWYLFAPETGYFVTAEKAGTTTVVIGGVTYEIVVTETVTECKHENTERVGVKDPTCTEPGSTGKLVCKDCNETLEEATEIAATGHSYGEWTVVKEATTEEEGLEKRVCEKCDAEQTRSIPKLEKPDQPSDTQKPSDNQKPSDNKTAGTTVTGSKAAKTGDVSNVLLPGMTMLLAGGAAAGTLLGEKRKK, translated from the coding sequence ATGAAAAACAAAAAAAGAGTGCTTGCTCTGATGCTGGCAGGAGTTCTGACGCTTGGATGTTTCCCAACTACGGTCGGAGCTGTGAATAATGCGTATGACGGAACAAAGCCGGCAGACGGAACAACAAAAAAGCAGCCATTTCTGGCAGGTACGGGTGGAAGTACGAATTTCAGAATCCCGGGACTTGTTACGTTGAATGACGGAACTCTTGTCGCATCCAGTGATGCACGCTGGAATGGCGGAGGTGACGGCGGCGGACTGGATACGATCGTTTCCCGTTCTACGGATAATGGTAAGACCTGGAGCTATACCTTTGCCAATTATTTAGGAGATAATGGAAATGTACATAATAACGGTTCTACGGCATTTATTGACCCGGCACTGACGACCGATGGTGGGACTGTTTATATGGCAGCGGATCTGTATCCGGCCGGAACAGCACTGAACAGTGCAAGTTATGCACCAAAGACAGGACACACGGGATATGATTCCCAGCATCGTCTTGTGCTTGCAAAAGCAACAGACAGTGTGACGGCCGCTTCTGATACAGCACAGCGTATGAATGCAGCATTTACTTATTATCTGGAAAAGAATCCGGATGAGAATGCCACTTCTTATTATCTGCTGAAGGATGCTTCGGGAAATACAGTCAGCGGTTATACGGTGGATGCGTATTTCAATATCACAGGAAACGGAGTCAATACGAATCTGTTCTGTGGAGATTCTCCGTACTTCCCGTATCCGACAGATTTTATTTATGTGACAAAATCTACAGACGGCGGAGAGACCTGGTCAGAGCCGACACTTCTGGATGTAAAGAAAGCATCCGAGCAGAGTCTGCTGGTAGGACCGGGACGCGGAATTGTGATCTCTACGGGAGAACATAAAGGAAGAATCGTATTTACATGTTATGAATTTACAAATGGTGACAAGAACAGTGCGGCAATCTATTCTGATGATAATGGGGTAACGTGGCACAGAGGAGCATCTGCAAAGAATTTTAGTTCTGAGGCAGTTGTCACAGAGGCAGACGGAAAGCTGTATATGTTTGTACGTCGTGAAAATGTCTACTATGTATCTAATGATGGCGGAGAGACCTGGTCAGATCCACAGGCAATGGGAATTTCCTATAATGCGACCTGTCAGCTTACAGCTACCACATATTCTGAGAAAATCAATGGAAAGACGGCCATCTTTTTTGCGTGCCCGTCCAATACATTCAGCCGTGCGGCAGGAAAGATCTACGTAGGACTGGTTCAGGATGACGGAAGTATTGACTGGGCATATGACTACAGTATTAATGGAAGTGCATACTATGCATATTCCTGTATTTCGGAGATGGCTAACGGAAATATCGGTCTTCTGTATGAAAGCAACGGAACTGCGATCACTTTCAAAGAGATCGCTCTGAAAGATATTGTCGGATCAGCTTCAGTAGGAAGTGTCTGGCTGACAGACAAGGATGGAAATGTGATCAGTTCAGACAGCATGAAATCTTCGCAGACAAAGACTTATGCGGTCAATGGAGTTGCAGAGGGGACATCGGTTGAAGTTACATCATCCGATGAGAGTGCCGTAACAGCCGTATATGAGAATGGAAAATTAAAAGTTACTTCAGGGCAGGTAGAAGGACTGAAGCAGGCAACTGTAACGGTTCATGCAGGTTCTTATGTCAGAATCCTGAAACTGAATATCAGTGATACAGAGAACTACAAAGTTGTAGAACTGAATATGGGAGGAACAAAATCCTATACAGATACAACCGGAAATTACAGCAGCACAGATACTTCAGCACTTGATAAAAATGTGGCAAAGGTGACGATGATAGGAGAAGATCCACAGGCACCGGAAGTAAAGACAGTCGCAGTAAAAGCAACCGCAACCGCAACATTTAACGGTGCAGAGCTGGATCTGGATGACTGCGAATATACTTTTGAAGCTACAGGAACAGACAACCGGTACAAAGTGAAAGCGACAACAGCAGACGGACAGACTGTCTACCTTGGAACAAGAGCAGCCGGTTCTAATAATGTTCCAAGTAGTACGACAGAAACTTCGATCACAGTTGCAAAGCATGATACAGACAGCTTGTTTACACTGACAGATAATGCAACAGGAAGTGTAGGAAATATTTTATGGTTCTGGAGTACTGATACATCCAAGCTGTATTTCGACAGGAACAGCAGAGTTGCTGACAACTGCTATTTTGAATTATATAAGAAGTCAGCTTCTGCACCGGAAGATTCTGCAGTACACGGATATCAGAAAGTGACAGCACTTGATGAGATCCAGGGTGGCGAAAAATATCTGATCGTGACAAAGGCAGATGCAAATGGTAATAAATATGTAGTTGTACCATCTGCAGCAGTTATGGCAAATCGTTATGAGCATGTAGGAAAGCTGAAGACCAATACAGAGGGAACACCGGGAAGTACACAGATTACTTTCGAGGGAACAGGCGAAGGAACAACTTCTGTTACCATCGGTGCAGTTACCTATTATGTTGTAGTAAAAAATGAAGTACAGAAAGTGGAACTGAAAGTCGGAGAGAAATTCCTTGCACCTGGAAAGCTGATGCAGCAGGAAAGCGGTCAGGAGATTGTTTCTCTTACAGCAAATGGCGATCAGCCTCCATATGTGAAAAATACAGAGATCGTATCAGGAAAAGAATATCTGATCGGTCAGAGCTCTTATGTACTGGTAAACAGCCAGAGTACTGCATCAGGAACACCGACAGGACTTGCAATGAAGGCAGCAGACCTTGAGTCGGATGACCAGTCTGCTTATATGTGGACTGTGAAAGCGGTTGACGGAGGATATACAATCCAGGATGTCAACGGAAAATATTTAAGTTTTAACGGAAGTAATGTAGGACTGAGCGATACAGCTCAGACACTGACAGTAGGAAATGGAGCATCTGATGGATTTGGTATTTCCTATGGCGGACAGTATCTGAACAACTACGGCCGCAGCAATACAAAGGTTGCCGGCTATTCTGCAAATGACAATGACTGGTATTTATTTGCACCGGAAACAGGCTATTTCGTTACCGCAGAAAAAGCAGGAACAACAACCGTTGTGATCGGTGGAGTGACATACGAGATCGTTGTAACAGAGACAGTGACAGAGTGTAAGCATGAAAATACAGAAAGAGTCGGAGTAAAGGATCCTACCTGTACGGAACCGGGATCTACAGGAAAGCTTGTTTGTAAAGACTGCAATGAGACACTGGAAGAAGCAACAGAGATCGCAGCAACAGGTCACAGCTATGGAGAATGGACTGTTGTAAAAGAGGCCACAACAGAGGAAGAGGGGCTTGAAAAGAGAGTTTGCGAGAAGTGTGATGCAGAGCAGACAAGAAGTATTCCGAAGCTGGAAAAACCGGATCAGCCGTCTGATACGCAGAAACCGTCCGATAATCAGAAACCATCTGACAACAAAACTGCCGGAACAACAGTCACAGGCAGCAAGGCAGCTAAGACCGGAGATGTTTCCAATGTACTCCTTCCGGGAATGACCATGCTTCTTGCAGGTGGTGCTGCAGCCGGAACACTGCTTGGGGAAAAAAGAAAGAAATAA
- the sdaAB gene encoding L-serine ammonia-lyase, iron-sulfur-dependent subunit beta translates to MGIFDIIGPVMVGPSSSHTAGAARIGFVARNLLGEDVKEARILLYGSFLATGKGHGTDKALVAGLLGMSPDDGRIADSLRIAEEKKVGIEFGEARLKEGHPNTVELKLKGVSGKKLDIIGESIGGGRINIAQIDGIETNFSGENPTLIVHNQDQPGHVAEVTSMLAQKKINIATLQLYRSGKGGRAVMVVECDQDVPEDGLEWLEKVEGIIKVTYLKKAGGR, encoded by the coding sequence ATGGGAATTTTTGACATTATCGGACCGGTTATGGTCGGACCGTCCAGCTCTCATACCGCAGGGGCGGCGAGAATTGGTTTTGTGGCAAGAAATCTGCTGGGAGAAGATGTGAAAGAGGCAAGGATCCTCCTTTATGGATCCTTTCTTGCAACCGGGAAAGGGCATGGAACGGATAAGGCACTTGTGGCAGGACTCCTGGGAATGAGTCCTGACGATGGAAGAATTGCTGACAGTCTGAGGATTGCAGAAGAAAAGAAAGTCGGAATTGAGTTCGGAGAAGCAAGATTAAAGGAAGGACATCCCAATACAGTGGAACTGAAATTAAAAGGAGTTTCAGGGAAAAAACTGGATATTATTGGAGAATCCATCGGTGGAGGGAGGATCAATATCGCACAGATTGATGGGATTGAAACGAATTTTTCAGGTGAAAATCCGACCTTGATCGTCCATAATCAGGATCAGCCGGGGCATGTGGCAGAGGTGACTTCCATGCTTGCACAGAAAAAGATCAATATTGCAACGCTTCAGTTATATCGCTCCGGTAAAGGCGGTCGTGCAGTCATGGTTGTGGAATGTGATCAGGATGTGCCGGAAGACGGACTGGAGTGGCTGGAAAAAGTGGAAGGAATCATCAAAGTGACCTATCTGAAGAAAGCCGGAGGAAGATAA
- the sdaAA gene encoding L-serine ammonia-lyase, iron-sulfur-dependent, subunit alpha, which produces MEYHSIRQLEELCKTEQKPVWKIVLKAEQTETDETEKQIFERMRQMYHEMKAADEGYAAELRSASGMAGGDGEKMHRFNVTGKNLCSGYMALAMEKALKMGESNACMKRIVAAPTAGSCGVIPAVLISYEEVVAESEESGDDPAEDRMVQALFTAAGIGKVIAENASIAGASGGCQAEIGTAAAMAAGALTFLQGGTTRQIMQAAAFALKNMLGLTCDPVGGLVEVPCIKRNVAGVVNAISAAQLAMAGIVSAISPDDTIDSMRRIGNELPVCLKETGMGGLAVTESAKKIMKKMLNVTEMLKID; this is translated from the coding sequence ATGGAATATCATAGTATCAGACAGTTGGAAGAACTTTGCAAGACAGAACAGAAGCCGGTATGGAAGATCGTACTGAAGGCAGAGCAGACAGAGACAGATGAGACAGAAAAACAGATTTTTGAAAGAATGCGTCAGATGTATCATGAAATGAAAGCGGCAGATGAGGGATATGCTGCAGAGCTTCGTTCGGCAAGCGGTATGGCTGGCGGGGATGGAGAAAAAATGCACCGGTTTAATGTGACCGGCAAAAATCTGTGCAGTGGATACATGGCTCTGGCAATGGAAAAAGCATTGAAAATGGGAGAATCCAATGCCTGTATGAAGCGGATCGTTGCCGCTCCGACTGCAGGTTCATGCGGAGTGATCCCTGCAGTACTTATAAGTTATGAGGAAGTTGTGGCAGAATCAGAGGAATCAGGAGATGATCCGGCAGAAGACCGGATGGTACAGGCACTTTTTACTGCAGCGGGAATTGGTAAAGTGATTGCAGAAAATGCGTCCATCGCAGGAGCATCCGGCGGATGTCAGGCAGAGATCGGAACGGCAGCGGCCATGGCAGCCGGGGCGTTGACTTTCTTACAGGGGGGTACGACCCGGCAGATTATGCAGGCAGCAGCCTTTGCCCTGAAAAATATGTTGGGGCTGACGTGTGATCCGGTGGGAGGACTGGTGGAAGTCCCCTGTATCAAGCGGAATGTTGCGGGAGTAGTCAATGCAATATCTGCCGCACAGCTCGCCATGGCAGGAATAGTCAGTGCGATATCACCGGATGATACGATCGACAGTATGAGACGAATCGGGAATGAACTTCCTGTTTGTCTGAAGGAAACCGGTATGGGTGGACTTGCTGTGACGGAATCTGCAAAAAAGATTATGAAAAAAATGTTAAATGTTACAGAAATGTTAAAAATAGATTGA
- a CDS encoding C40 family peptidase: MKLKKICSVVVAAALTFSLSVTPILADEVSDLKKQKKDTEEQVNSLQTQLNSLMTKISELENDLITTGEEISQTEEDLKAAQEEQEQQYQAMKRRIKYMYEAGTGSATVEKVLSSGNTTSALKQAEYSQDLHSYDRKKLNEYVATVEKVAELKDTLETKMDDLEKTQTEYEEQKTELNTTITEKSSEIKDLDVQIDEAVKKAAEEEAKRQEEARKAAEAAAAAEAAKKNNNNRNTGGTTNNGGTTNNGGTTNTGGTTNSGATYNPSTGNAIVDAAYSQIGVPYVWGGTTPYVGLDCSGLVQYCYRQAGKSIPRTSGSILAGGTIVSDPQPGDICWTPGHVAIYIGNGQMIEAQQTGVPVKVSKVRVVYYVRY; encoded by the coding sequence ATGAAATTAAAGAAGATTTGCAGTGTAGTTGTTGCAGCAGCGTTGACCTTTTCACTTTCAGTCACTCCGATTCTTGCAGATGAGGTAAGTGATCTGAAGAAGCAGAAAAAGGATACTGAGGAGCAGGTGAACAGCCTGCAGACGCAGCTTAATTCTCTGATGACAAAGATTTCAGAGCTGGAGAATGATCTGATCACGACTGGTGAAGAGATTTCGCAGACAGAGGAAGATCTGAAGGCTGCCCAGGAAGAGCAGGAGCAGCAGTATCAGGCGATGAAGCGTCGTATCAAGTATATGTACGAGGCGGGAACCGGAAGTGCAACGGTGGAAAAGGTACTTTCTTCCGGTAATACGACAAGTGCATTGAAGCAGGCAGAGTATTCTCAGGATTTACATAGTTATGACAGAAAGAAATTGAATGAGTATGTAGCAACAGTAGAGAAAGTTGCAGAGCTGAAGGATACGCTTGAGACGAAGATGGATGATCTTGAGAAGACGCAGACGGAGTATGAAGAGCAGAAGACGGAACTGAATACGACGATCACCGAGAAGAGTTCTGAGATCAAGGATCTTGATGTGCAGATTGACGAGGCTGTGAAGAAAGCAGCCGAGGAAGAGGCAAAGCGTCAGGAAGAAGCAAGAAAAGCGGCAGAAGCTGCTGCGGCAGCCGAGGCGGCTAAGAAGAATAATAATAACCGGAATACCGGAGGGACAACGAACAACGGTGGTACTACAAATAATGGTGGTACGACCAATACCGGAGGGACAACCAACAGTGGTGCTACATACAATCCAAGTACCGGAAATGCGATTGTAGATGCAGCGTATTCACAGATTGGTGTTCCGTATGTATGGGGTGGAACAACTCCATATGTCGGACTGGATTGTTCAGGACTGGTTCAGTATTGTTACAGACAGGCAGGAAAGTCGATCCCGAGAACAAGTGGTTCGATTCTTGCAGGCGGAACAATCGTCAGTGATCCGCAGCCGGGAGATATCTGCTGGACACCGGGTCATGTGGCAATCTACATAGGAAATGGTCAGATGATCGAGGCACAGCAGACGGGTGTGCCGGTGAAGGTCAGTAAAGTCCGTGTGGTATATTATGTGAGATATTAG
- a CDS encoding aminotransferase class I/II-fold pyridoxal phosphate-dependent enzyme, whose amino-acid sequence MTAYKDLSKEELLELKKGLEARFEEIKAKGLSLDMSRGKPAADQLNLSMGMMDVLNSSEELTCANGVDCRNYGGLDGIDEAKQLLADMMEVPKDNVIIFGNSSLNVMYDTVARAMTHGVMGSTPWCKLDKVKFLCPVPGYDRHFAITEHFGIEMINIPMTSEGPDMDLVEELVNNDPAVKGIWCVPKYSNPQGITYSDETVFRFANLKPAAEDFRIFWDNAYCVHHLYEDKQDYLLEILMECKKAGNPDMVYKFSSTSKISFPGSGIAAMAASDANLKDIRNMMKVQTIGHDKVNQLRHVRFFKDIHGIVEHMKKHADILRPKFETVLEVLDKELGGLEIGSWIAPRGGYFISFDALDGCAKAIVAKAKEAGVVLTGAGATFPYGKDPHDSNIRIAPSYPTPEELEMAADIFVLSVKLVSIDKILEEK is encoded by the coding sequence ATGACTGCATACAAAGATTTGAGCAAAGAAGAGTTATTAGAGTTAAAGAAGGGACTGGAAGCCCGCTTTGAAGAGATTAAGGCGAAGGGTCTTTCATTGGATATGTCCAGAGGTAAGCCGGCTGCAGACCAACTGAATCTGTCAATGGGGATGATGGATGTACTGAACAGCAGTGAAGAGCTGACCTGTGCCAATGGCGTTGACTGTCGGAATTATGGTGGTCTTGACGGAATTGATGAAGCAAAGCAGCTTCTTGCAGATATGATGGAAGTACCAAAGGATAATGTGATCATTTTTGGTAATTCAAGTCTGAATGTTATGTATGATACAGTTGCAAGAGCAATGACTCATGGAGTTATGGGAAGTACACCATGGTGTAAGCTTGATAAGGTAAAATTCCTCTGTCCTGTTCCGGGATATGACAGACACTTCGCAATTACAGAGCATTTCGGAATTGAGATGATCAATATTCCGATGACATCGGAAGGACCAGATATGGATCTAGTAGAAGAACTGGTAAATAATGATCCTGCAGTAAAAGGAATCTGGTGTGTTCCGAAATATTCTAATCCACAGGGAATTACGTACTCAGATGAGACAGTCTTCCGTTTTGCAAATCTGAAACCGGCAGCAGAAGATTTCCGTATTTTCTGGGACAATGCCTACTGTGTTCACCATCTGTACGAGGACAAGCAGGATTATCTGCTGGAGATTTTGATGGAGTGTAAAAAAGCAGGAAATCCGGATATGGTCTATAAGTTCTCATCTACATCCAAGATCAGTTTTCCTGGATCAGGAATTGCAGCAATGGCTGCATCAGATGCGAACCTGAAAGATATCCGTAATATGATGAAGGTACAGACGATCGGACATGACAAGGTAAACCAGCTTCGTCATGTAAGATTCTTTAAAGATATCCACGGAATCGTAGAGCATATGAAGAAGCATGCTGATATTTTAAGACCGAAGTTTGAAACGGTACTGGAAGTACTGGACAAAGAACTTGGCGGACTGGAGATCGGTTCATGGATCGCACCAAGGGGAGGTTATTTTATCTCCTTTGACGCACTGGATGGATGTGCAAAGGCGATCGTGGCAAAGGCAAAAGAAGCGGGTGTAGTGCTGACCGGTGCAGGAGCTACGTTCCCTTACGGAAAAGATCCTCATGACAGCAATATCCGTATCGCTCCGTCTTATCCGACTCCGGAGGAACTTGAGATGGCAGCAGATATTTTTGTACTGAGTGTGAAGCTGGTAAGTATTGATAAGATCCTGGAAGAAAAATAA
- a CDS encoding YeiH family protein has product MNFFKKNGAGLLLCLLIAIPSWLLGKAVPVVGGPVFSILIGMIVTLILTDKTVFSPGINFTSKKILQTAVVFLGFGMNLTEILAKGKQSLPIILSTITTSLVIAFIMYKILHINSNSAVLVGVGSSICGGSAIAATAPVIRADDEEIAQSISVIFLFNVIAALVFPSLGAALGLTNEGFGLFAGTAINDTSSVTAAATAWDGIHASNTLEAAAIVKMTRTLAIIPITLVLAIYKSRKSKNTEGSSFSLKRAFPMFVLFFVLASVVTTIFHLPAGVTAPLKELSKFLIIMAMSAIGLNTNIVKLVRTGMKPILTGFCCWIGIAFVSLMMQHILGIW; this is encoded by the coding sequence ATGAACTTTTTTAAGAAAAATGGTGCAGGCCTGCTCTTATGCCTGCTGATTGCCATTCCATCATGGCTGCTCGGAAAGGCTGTCCCCGTTGTCGGCGGTCCGGTCTTTTCTATTCTGATCGGTATGATCGTTACCCTGATCCTGACCGATAAAACCGTCTTTTCACCGGGAATTAATTTTACATCCAAAAAGATCCTGCAGACAGCCGTTGTATTCCTTGGATTCGGAATGAATCTCACAGAAATTCTGGCAAAAGGGAAGCAGTCTCTCCCGATCATTCTTTCCACCATCACTACATCACTGGTAATTGCTTTTATTATGTATAAAATATTGCATATCAATTCCAACAGTGCAGTTCTGGTCGGTGTCGGTTCATCTATCTGCGGAGGAAGTGCCATTGCAGCTACTGCACCGGTCATCAGAGCTGATGATGAAGAGATTGCCCAGTCTATCTCCGTTATTTTCCTGTTCAACGTCATTGCCGCCCTCGTCTTTCCTTCACTCGGAGCTGCCCTTGGTCTGACAAATGAAGGATTCGGATTGTTTGCAGGAACCGCCATCAATGATACCTCTTCTGTCACTGCCGCTGCTACCGCCTGGGACGGAATCCATGCAAGCAATACACTGGAAGCTGCTGCAATCGTAAAAATGACAAGAACACTTGCGATCATCCCGATCACATTAGTCCTCGCCATTTACAAAAGCCGGAAATCCAAAAATACCGAAGGATCTTCTTTCAGTCTGAAACGTGCCTTTCCGATGTTCGTACTGTTTTTCGTTCTTGCATCGGTTGTCACAACCATCTTTCATCTTCCTGCCGGTGTAACCGCCCCGTTGAAAGAACTGAGCAAATTTCTAATCATCATGGCAATGTCCGCAATCGGTCTGAATACGAATATTGTCAAGCTCGTCAGGACCGGAATGAAACCTATTCTCACCGGATTCTGCTGCTGGATCGGCATTGCTTTTGTCAGTCTTATGATGCAGCACATTCTCGGTATCTGGTAG